The Lycium barbarum isolate Lr01 chromosome 10, ASM1917538v2, whole genome shotgun sequence genome includes a region encoding these proteins:
- the LOC132616056 gene encoding uncharacterized protein LOC132616056 isoform X1 → MPHHIGRKPIREVIYQKGGKYGNPPDLGTIFFETRKKDNKLVEPEAIEKHSQIKEIVQSEPSLSSIEIVETFCGPQTHSHVFGFGGGVKAKEFKGGTSSKAELLLDDAVGLHLMNLDCFWGFED, encoded by the exons ATGCCTCATCATATTGGTAGAAAGCCTATTCGAGAGGTTATTTATCAAAAG GGCGGGAAATACGGCAATCCACCAGATTTAGGGACTATTTTCTTTGAGACTCGTAAGAAAGATAACAAGCTTGTTGAACCTGAAGCAATTGAAAAACAT TCTCAGATCAAAGAAATAGTTCAATCGGAGCCCTCTCTATCTAGTATAGAGATTGTAGAAACATTTTGTGGACCTCAAACTCATAGCCATGTATTTGGATTTGGGGGTGGAGTAAAGGCGAAAGAATTTAAAGGTGGAACTTCTTCAAAGGCTGAATTATT GCTTGATGATGCTGTTGGATTACACCTAATGAATTTAGATTGCTTTTGGG GTTTTGAAGATTAA
- the LOC132616056 gene encoding uncharacterized protein LOC132616056 isoform X2, translated as MPHHIGRKPIREVIYQKGGKYGNPPDLGTIFFETRKKDNKLVEPEAIEKHSQIKEIVQSEPSLSSIEIVETFCGPQTHSHVFGFGGGVKAKEFKGGTSSKAELLLDDAVGLHLMNLDCFWGKRF; from the exons ATGCCTCATCATATTGGTAGAAAGCCTATTCGAGAGGTTATTTATCAAAAG GGCGGGAAATACGGCAATCCACCAGATTTAGGGACTATTTTCTTTGAGACTCGTAAGAAAGATAACAAGCTTGTTGAACCTGAAGCAATTGAAAAACAT TCTCAGATCAAAGAAATAGTTCAATCGGAGCCCTCTCTATCTAGTATAGAGATTGTAGAAACATTTTGTGGACCTCAAACTCATAGCCATGTATTTGGATTTGGGGGTGGAGTAAAGGCGAAAGAATTTAAAGGTGGAACTTCTTCAAAGGCTGAATTATT GCTTGATGATGCTGTTGGATTACACCTAATGAATTTAGATTGCTTTTGGGGTAAGCG GTTTTGA
- the LOC132616056 gene encoding uncharacterized protein LOC132616056 isoform X3 translates to MPHHIGRKPIREVIYQKGGKYGNPPDLGTIFFETRKKDNKLVEPEAIEKHIKEIVQSEPSLSSIEIVETFCGPQTHSHVFGFGGGVKAKEFKGGTSSKAELLLDDAVGLHLMNLDCFWGFED, encoded by the exons ATGCCTCATCATATTGGTAGAAAGCCTATTCGAGAGGTTATTTATCAAAAG GGCGGGAAATACGGCAATCCACCAGATTTAGGGACTATTTTCTTTGAGACTCGTAAGAAAGATAACAAGCTTGTTGAACCTGAAGCAATTGAAAAACAT ATCAAAGAAATAGTTCAATCGGAGCCCTCTCTATCTAGTATAGAGATTGTAGAAACATTTTGTGGACCTCAAACTCATAGCCATGTATTTGGATTTGGGGGTGGAGTAAAGGCGAAAGAATTTAAAGGTGGAACTTCTTCAAAGGCTGAATTATT GCTTGATGATGCTGTTGGATTACACCTAATGAATTTAGATTGCTTTTGGG GTTTTGAAGATTAA